A section of the Metabacillus endolithicus genome encodes:
- a CDS encoding IucA/IucC family C-terminal-domain containing protein, whose translation MILLHKNGWPTKVVLRDFHDSLEYVEEFLVNKDFVPNFENIHPTFKDAPPDQYYWMSSVEALRELVMDTLFVFHLTELSALLEKQYGYKEEKIWHAVDTALCLHLDKFPELIHRHKQVEINKPFIYAESLLKKKLSKKSEGEFRHIVKNTLGQKENYR comes from the coding sequence ATGATTCTTTTACACAAAAATGGCTGGCCAACAAAAGTTGTTTTACGAGATTTCCATGATAGCTTGGAGTATGTTGAGGAGTTTTTAGTAAATAAAGATTTTGTACCAAACTTCGAAAACATTCATCCTACTTTTAAAGATGCACCCCCTGATCAATATTATTGGATGTCATCTGTGGAGGCTTTAAGAGAGCTTGTTATGGATACCTTATTTGTCTTCCATTTAACAGAGCTATCAGCACTACTTGAAAAACAATATGGCTACAAAGAGGAAAAAATTTGGCATGCAGTGGATACAGCGCTCTGTCTCCATCTGGATAAATTCCCCGAGTTGATTCATCGACACAAACAGGTAGAAATAAATAAACCGTTTATATATGCTGAATCTCTTTTAAAGAAAAAGCTTAGCAAAAAGAGTGAAGGTGAATTTCGTCACATTGTGAAAAATACGTTAGGACAAAAGGAGAATTATCGATGA
- a CDS encoding IucA/IucC family protein, with protein MQKLSLIPTKTAENRVKKQLVEALLYENLIPFEEDKGTFHLLGKSHTYRFRGKRMAFDRVRLDEESIDATIEELVEACIGDSEAKRRLVVELTQTITLCEWNEAHLFHPMSRRDSSYEELESEISEGHPYHPCFKSRMGFSIQDHEQYGPEAKRSFPLVWTAVKRNKVRISIPGDEEAFWRKELGSLMWEYMLQQLHSMGESFDTYTFLPIHPYQWKSIQEHLENSINAREILLLRVKGDYYRATQSVRTLWNKCNPEKANMKLSMNMVNTSSKRTLQPHAVCAAAYISDWLENVIQNDFYLKNEAALVILKEYAGITFESSEQELEGQLGAIWRESIRLYMYKGEEAVPFTALAMIEQDGRTFIDDWLTQYGIENWLNQFILVSVVPVWHLSSHTELRLKLMHKI; from the coding sequence GTGCAAAAGTTATCTCTTATACCTACTAAAACAGCAGAAAACCGAGTGAAAAAACAATTAGTTGAAGCATTGCTTTATGAAAATCTAATTCCATTTGAAGAAGACAAGGGTACCTTTCATCTACTCGGAAAATCACATACCTATCGTTTTAGAGGAAAAAGAATGGCCTTTGATAGGGTGCGACTAGACGAAGAAAGTATTGATGCAACTATAGAAGAGCTAGTAGAAGCATGTATAGGGGATAGTGAGGCAAAACGTAGATTAGTTGTTGAGCTAACTCAAACGATCACCCTATGTGAGTGGAATGAAGCTCATCTTTTCCATCCGATGTCGAGGAGGGACTCCAGCTACGAAGAATTAGAATCAGAAATCAGTGAAGGCCATCCGTATCATCCATGTTTTAAGTCGCGTATGGGGTTTTCAATTCAAGACCATGAACAGTATGGTCCAGAAGCTAAACGATCGTTTCCATTAGTTTGGACGGCGGTAAAAAGAAACAAAGTAAGAATATCAATTCCCGGTGACGAAGAAGCATTTTGGAGAAAAGAGCTTGGCTCATTAATGTGGGAATACATGTTACAGCAGCTTCATTCGATGGGAGAAAGCTTTGATACCTATACGTTTTTACCGATTCATCCTTACCAATGGAAGTCGATTCAAGAACATCTAGAAAATTCTATAAATGCCAGAGAGATCCTTTTGTTAAGGGTGAAAGGAGATTATTACAGGGCCACTCAATCTGTTCGCACCTTATGGAACAAATGCAATCCTGAAAAAGCAAATATGAAGCTATCTATGAATATGGTCAACACATCTTCTAAAAGAACACTACAGCCTCATGCTGTTTGTGCAGCAGCTTATATTTCAGATTGGCTTGAAAACGTCATTCAAAACGATTTTTATCTAAAAAATGAGGCAGCTCTCGTTATATTGAAGGAATATGCTGGTATCACTTTTGAATCATCAGAACAAGAGTTAGAAGGACAGTTAGGAGCCATTTGGAGAGAAAGCATAAGGTTATATATGTACAAGGGTGAGGAGGCTGTACCATTTACTGCTCTAGCCATGATCGAGCAGGATGGTCGAACTTTTATAGATGATTGGCTTACTCAATATGGAATTGAAAACTGGCTAAACCAATTCATCCTAGTAAGTGTTGTCCCTGTCTGGCATCTTTCATCGCACACGGAATTGCGATTGAAGCTCATGCACAAAATATGA